In Pseudomonas hamedanensis, a single window of DNA contains:
- a CDS encoding MFS transporter, whose product MPLSLLILALSAFAIGTTEFVIMGLLPDVAADLGVSIPGAGWLVTGYALGVAIGAPFMALATAKLPRKAALVALMGIFIVGNLLCAIASDYNVLMFARVVTALCHGAFFGIGSVVAAGLVAPNKRASAVALMFTGLTLANVLGVPLGTALGQEAGWRSTFWAVTAIGVIALIGLIRFLPAKRDEEKLDMRAELAALKGAGIWLSLSMTALFAASVFTLFTYVAPLLGEVTGVSPRGVTWTLMLIGLGLTVGNIIGGKLADKGMAATLIGVFIAMAVVSTVLSWTSVALIPTEITLFLWATACFAAVPALQVNVVTFGKAAPNLVSTLNIGAFNVGNALGAWVGGSVIAHGYGLTRVPLAAAALAVLALLVTLITFRQNGNAELAPASN is encoded by the coding sequence ATGCCCCTCTCGCTCCTCATCCTGGCCCTGAGCGCCTTCGCCATCGGTACCACCGAATTCGTCATCATGGGCCTGCTGCCCGATGTGGCGGCCGACCTCGGTGTGTCGATTCCCGGTGCCGGCTGGCTGGTTACCGGTTACGCCCTCGGCGTGGCCATCGGCGCACCGTTCATGGCGCTGGCCACTGCGAAGCTGCCGCGCAAGGCAGCCTTGGTGGCATTGATGGGCATCTTTATTGTCGGCAACCTGCTCTGCGCCATCGCCAGCGATTACAACGTGCTGATGTTTGCCCGCGTGGTCACCGCTCTGTGTCACGGCGCGTTCTTCGGCATCGGTTCGGTGGTGGCGGCCGGTCTGGTCGCGCCGAACAAACGTGCTTCGGCGGTGGCCTTGATGTTCACCGGCCTGACTCTGGCCAACGTATTGGGCGTACCGCTGGGCACGGCGTTGGGTCAGGAAGCCGGATGGCGTTCGACCTTCTGGGCGGTGACTGCGATTGGTGTGATCGCGCTGATCGGCCTGATCCGTTTCCTGCCGGCCAAGCGTGACGAAGAAAAACTCGACATGCGCGCCGAACTCGCCGCCCTCAAAGGCGCCGGCATCTGGCTGTCGCTGAGCATGACCGCGCTGTTCGCCGCCTCGGTGTTCACCCTGTTCACTTACGTTGCGCCGCTGCTCGGCGAAGTCACCGGCGTCTCGCCGCGTGGCGTGACCTGGACGCTGATGCTGATCGGCCTGGGCCTGACCGTCGGCAACATCATCGGCGGCAAGCTCGCGGACAAAGGCATGGCCGCCACGCTGATCGGCGTGTTCATTGCCATGGCCGTGGTCTCCACCGTGCTGAGCTGGACCAGCGTCGCGCTGATCCCGACTGAAATCACCCTGTTCCTCTGGGCCACCGCATGTTTCGCCGCCGTGCCGGCGCTGCAAGTCAACGTGGTGACCTTCGGCAAGGCTGCACCCAACCTGGTCTCGACCCTGAACATCGGCGCTTTCAACGTCGGCAACGCCCTCGGCGCCTGGGTCGGTGGCAGCGTCATCGCCCACGGCTACGGCCTGACCCGCGTGCCGCTCGCAGCCGCCGCGCTGGCCGTGCTCGCGCTGCTGGTGACCCTGATTACCTTCCGCCAGAACGGCAATGCCGAGCTGGCCCCTGCTTCCAACTGA
- a CDS encoding alkene reductase, whose product MATIFDPIKLGDIELSNRIIMAPLTRCRADEGRVPNALMAEYYVQRASAGLILSEATSVTPMGVGYPDTPGIWSNDQVRGWANVTKAIHAAGGKIFLQLWHVGRISHPSYLNGEAPVAPSAIQPKGHVSLVRPLADYPTPRALETAEIADIVDAYRTGAENAKAAGFDGVEIHGANGYLLDQFLQSSTNQRTDHYGGSLENRARLLLEVTDAAIEVWGAGRVGVHLAPRADSHDMGDDNLAETFTYVARELGKRGIAFICSREKEGADSLGPQLKEAFGGPYIANEKFTKESANAWLAAGKADAVAFGVPFIANPDLPARLKADAPLNEPHPETFYGKGPVGYIDYPTL is encoded by the coding sequence ATGGCGACTATTTTCGATCCCATCAAACTCGGCGACATCGAGCTGAGCAACCGCATCATCATGGCCCCGCTGACCCGCTGCCGCGCCGACGAAGGCCGTGTTCCCAACGCGCTGATGGCTGAATACTACGTACAACGCGCCTCGGCTGGCCTGATCCTCAGCGAAGCCACGTCGGTAACGCCGATGGGCGTCGGCTACCCGGACACCCCGGGCATCTGGTCCAACGATCAAGTGCGTGGCTGGGCCAACGTCACCAAGGCGATTCACGCTGCCGGCGGCAAGATCTTCCTGCAACTGTGGCACGTTGGCCGCATTTCTCACCCTTCGTACTTGAACGGTGAAGCACCGGTCGCGCCAAGCGCCATCCAGCCAAAGGGCCACGTTAGCCTGGTGCGCCCACTGGCCGACTATCCGACGCCGCGCGCGCTGGAAACCGCTGAAATCGCCGACATCGTCGACGCCTACCGCACCGGTGCCGAGAACGCCAAGGCCGCCGGTTTCGACGGCGTGGAAATCCACGGCGCCAACGGTTACCTGCTCGATCAGTTCCTGCAAAGCAGCACTAACCAACGCACCGACCACTACGGCGGCTCGCTGGAAAACCGTGCGCGCCTGCTGCTGGAAGTGACGGATGCCGCGATCGAAGTCTGGGGCGCCGGCCGCGTGGGTGTGCACCTGGCACCGCGTGCCGATTCCCACGACATGGGCGATGACAACCTCGCCGAGACCTTCACTTACGTCGCCCGTGAACTGGGCAAGCGCGGTATCGCCTTCATCTGCTCGCGCGAGAAAGAAGGCGCCGACAGCCTCGGCCCACAGCTGAAAGAAGCGTTCGGTGGCCCTTACATTGCCAACGAAAAATTCACCAAAGAAAGCGCCAACGCCTGGCTGGCCGCAGGCAAGGCTGACGCAGTGGCGTTCGGCGTGCCGTTCATTGCCAACCCGGATCTGCCGGCACGCCTGAAGGCTGATGCGCCGCTGAACGAGCCGCATCCGGAAACCTTCTACGGCAAGGGTCCGGTGGGTTACATCGACTATCCGACGCTGTAA
- the emhR gene encoding efflux system transcriptional repressor EmhR has translation MVRRTKEEAQETRSQILEAAEKAFYERGVARTTLADIATLAGVTRGAIYWHFSNKADLVQAMLDSLHEPLDELAKASESEDELDPLGCMRKLLIHLFHQVALDPKTRRINEILFHKCEFTDEMCDLRQQRRTASLDCNVRIGLTLRNAVNRGQLPTDLDTARAAISIHAYIDGLLYGWLLAPDGFDLHTEAERWVDTGLDMLRLSPSLRK, from the coding sequence ATGGTCCGTCGTACCAAAGAGGAAGCTCAAGAAACCCGCAGCCAGATTCTGGAAGCGGCTGAGAAGGCCTTTTATGAAAGGGGGGTCGCCCGCACCACCCTGGCGGACATCGCGACCTTGGCCGGTGTCACGCGCGGTGCCATCTACTGGCATTTCAGCAACAAGGCCGATCTGGTCCAGGCCATGCTCGACAGTCTGCATGAGCCGCTGGATGAATTGGCCAAGGCCAGTGAAAGCGAGGACGAACTCGATCCATTGGGCTGTATGCGCAAATTGCTGATTCATTTGTTTCATCAAGTTGCGCTGGACCCGAAAACCCGGCGCATCAACGAAATTCTGTTTCATAAATGCGAGTTCACCGATGAAATGTGCGATCTGCGCCAGCAGCGCCGGACAGCCAGCCTCGACTGCAATGTGCGCATCGGCCTGACCCTGCGTAATGCGGTGAATCGCGGCCAGTTGCCGACAGATCTCGACACCGCCCGCGCGGCCATCAGTATTCACGCCTACATCGATGGCCTTTTATATGGCTGGCTGCTGGCACCGGACGGCTTTGACCTGCATACAGAAGCTGAACGCTGGGTCGACACCGGGCTGGACATGCTGCGCCTGAGCCCCAGCCTGCGCAAATGA
- the emhA gene encoding efflux RND transporter periplasmic adaptor subunit EmhA translates to MQFKPAVTALVTAVALASLLSGCKKEEAAPAAPPPQVGVVTLQPQAFTLTSELPGRTSAFRIAEVRPQVNGIILKRLFKEGGDVKAGQQLYQIDPSVYEATLKSAEANLRSTKSISDRYKQLVDEQAVSRQEYDTAVANRMESEASLQSAQINVRYTKVYAPISGRIGRSSVTEGALVSNGQADAMAVIQQLDPIYVDVTQSSVELLELRRELESGRLQKAGDNAAKVKLTLEDGSQYKLDGKLEFSEVSVDQTTGSVTLRAVFPNPDHTLLPGMFVHAQLQAGVNSAAILAPQQGVTRDLKGTPTALVVGADNKVELRQLKASRTVGSQWLIEDGLKAGDRLITEGLQYVKPGVEVKATEATNVGTKNPAPAQAADKAAGGQGE, encoded by the coding sequence ATGCAATTCAAGCCAGCTGTTACCGCCCTGGTCACTGCCGTCGCCCTGGCATCGCTGCTCAGCGGATGTAAAAAGGAAGAAGCGGCCCCGGCCGCTCCGCCTCCTCAGGTCGGCGTCGTCACTCTGCAACCACAAGCTTTCACGCTCACCTCGGAACTGCCGGGCCGCACCAGTGCGTTCCGCATCGCCGAAGTGCGTCCGCAGGTCAACGGCATCATTCTCAAGCGTCTGTTCAAGGAAGGCGGCGACGTCAAAGCCGGCCAGCAGCTGTATCAGATCGATCCGTCGGTCTATGAAGCGACCCTGAAAAGCGCCGAGGCCAACCTGCGTTCGACCAAGTCGATTTCCGACCGCTATAAGCAACTGGTCGATGAGCAAGCCGTCAGCCGTCAGGAATACGACACTGCCGTGGCCAATCGGATGGAGTCGGAAGCGTCACTGCAGAGTGCGCAGATCAATGTCCGTTACACCAAGGTTTATGCGCCGATTTCCGGTCGTATCGGCCGCTCTTCGGTGACCGAAGGCGCGCTGGTCAGCAACGGCCAGGCCGATGCCATGGCCGTGATCCAGCAGCTCGATCCGATCTACGTCGACGTGACCCAGTCGTCGGTGGAACTGCTGGAGCTGCGCCGCGAACTGGAAAGCGGCCGTCTGCAAAAGGCTGGCGACAACGCCGCCAAGGTCAAGCTGACCCTGGAAGACGGCAGTCAGTACAAGCTCGACGGCAAGCTGGAGTTCTCCGAAGTCTCGGTTGACCAGACCACCGGTTCGGTGACTTTGCGCGCCGTGTTCCCGAACCCGGATCACACCCTGCTGCCGGGCATGTTTGTGCACGCCCAGTTGCAGGCTGGTGTTAACAGCGCCGCGATCCTCGCGCCTCAGCAAGGCGTGACCCGCGACCTCAAAGGTACCCCGACCGCACTGGTCGTCGGCGCCGACAACAAGGTCGAGCTGCGTCAGCTCAAGGCCAGCCGCACCGTCGGCAGCCAGTGGCTGATCGAAGACGGCCTGAAGGCCGGCGATCGTCTGATCACCGAAGGCTTGCAGTACGTCAAACCGGGCGTTGAGGTCAAAGCGACCGAAGCGACCAACGTCGGCACCAAGAACCCGGCCCCCGCTCAGGCAGCTGATAAAGCCGCCGGCGGCCAAGGGGAGTAA
- the emhB gene encoding efflux RND transporter permease subunit EmhB has product MSKFFIDRPIFAWVIALVIMLVGALSILKLPINQYPSIAPPAIAISVTYPGASAQTVQDTVVQVIEQQLNGIDNLRYVSSESNSDGSMTITATFEQGTNSDTAQVQVQNKLNLATPLLPQEVQQQGIRVTKAVKNFLLVIGVVSRDGSMTKDDLSNYIVSNMQDPISRTAGVGDFQVFGAQYAMRIWLDPAKLNNFNLTPVDVRTAIAAQNVQVSSGQLGGLPAVKGQQLNATIIGKTRLQTAEQFKEILLKVNKDGSQVRLKDVAEVGLGGENYAISAQFNGSPASGLAVKLANGANALDTAKALRNTIDSLKPFFPQGMEVVFPYDTTPVVTESIKGVVHTLVEAIALVFLVMFLFLQNFRATVITTMTVPVVLLGTFGILAAAGFSINTLTMFGMVLAIGLLVDDAIVVVENVERVMSEEGLSPKEATKKSMGQIQGALVGIALVLSAVLLPMAFFSGSTGVIYKQFSITIVSAMALSVLVALIFTPALCATMLKPIPKGEHGTPKKGFFGWFNRNFDRGVQSYERGVGNMLTRKVPYLLAYLLIVVGMIWLFTRIPTAFLPEEDQGVLFAQVQTPAGSSAERTQVVVDEMREYLLRPNKDGGEADAVASVFTVTGFNFAGRGQSSGMAFIMLKPWGERNADNSVFKLAARAQQHFFSFRDAMVFAFAPPAVLELGNATGFDVFLQDRAGIGHEKLMEARNQFLGMAAQSKVLTQVRPNGLNDEPQFQLEIDDEKASALGITISDINNTLSIALGSSYVNDFIDRGRVKKVYVQGQPDSRMSPEDLKKWYVRNAEGTMVPFSAFAKGEWVYGSPKLARYNGVEAVEILGAPAPGYSTGEAMAEVEAIAKKLPAGVGISWTGLSYEERLSGSQAPALYALSLLMVFLCLAALYESWSIPIAVMLVVPLGIIGALMATSLRGLSNDVYFQVGLLTTIGLAAKNAILIVEFAKELHEQGRTLREAAIEACRMRLRPIIMTSLAFVLGVVPLAISTGAGSGSQHAIGTGVIGGMLTATILAIFWVPLFFVTVSSMGQRKNAHVDDTQETPKEAGQ; this is encoded by the coding sequence ATGTCAAAATTCTTCATCGACCGTCCGATTTTCGCCTGGGTAATAGCCCTGGTGATCATGCTGGTCGGCGCGCTTTCGATCCTGAAATTGCCGATCAACCAATACCCGAGCATTGCACCGCCGGCCATTGCGATCTCCGTGACCTACCCGGGTGCGTCCGCGCAAACCGTGCAGGACACCGTGGTCCAGGTGATCGAGCAGCAACTCAACGGTATCGACAACCTGCGTTATGTGTCCTCGGAAAGTAACTCCGACGGCAGCATGACCATCACCGCGACCTTCGAGCAAGGCACCAACTCTGACACCGCGCAGGTCCAGGTCCAGAACAAGCTGAACCTGGCCACCCCGCTGTTGCCCCAGGAAGTGCAGCAACAAGGTATCCGCGTGACCAAGGCAGTGAAAAACTTCCTGCTGGTGATCGGCGTGGTATCGCGTGACGGCAGCATGACCAAGGACGACCTGTCCAACTACATCGTGTCGAACATGCAGGACCCGATCTCGCGGACCGCCGGTGTCGGTGACTTCCAGGTCTTCGGTGCCCAGTACGCGATGCGCATCTGGCTGGACCCGGCCAAGTTGAACAACTTCAACCTGACCCCGGTCGACGTCAGAACCGCCATCGCGGCGCAGAACGTTCAGGTTTCATCCGGTCAGCTCGGTGGCTTGCCTGCCGTCAAGGGCCAGCAACTGAACGCGACGATCATCGGCAAGACCCGTCTGCAGACGGCCGAGCAGTTCAAGGAAATCCTGCTCAAGGTCAACAAGGACGGCTCGCAGGTTCGCCTCAAAGACGTGGCTGAAGTTGGCCTCGGCGGTGAGAACTACGCGATCAGCGCCCAGTTCAACGGCAGCCCGGCGTCCGGTCTGGCGGTGAAACTGGCCAACGGTGCCAACGCCCTCGACACGGCCAAGGCCCTGCGTAACACCATCGACAGCCTCAAGCCGTTCTTCCCGCAAGGCATGGAAGTGGTGTTCCCGTACGACACCACGCCAGTGGTGACCGAGTCGATCAAAGGCGTGGTGCACACGCTGGTCGAAGCGATCGCGCTGGTGTTCCTGGTGATGTTCCTGTTCCTGCAGAACTTCCGCGCCACCGTCATCACCACGATGACCGTGCCGGTGGTATTGCTCGGTACGTTCGGTATCCTCGCCGCCGCCGGTTTCAGCATCAACACCCTGACCATGTTCGGCATGGTGCTGGCCATCGGTCTGCTGGTGGACGACGCCATCGTTGTGGTGGAAAACGTCGAACGGGTGATGAGCGAAGAAGGCTTGTCACCGAAGGAAGCCACGAAAAAATCCATGGGCCAGATCCAGGGAGCCCTGGTCGGTATCGCCCTGGTGCTGTCGGCGGTACTGCTGCCGATGGCGTTCTTCAGCGGCTCCACCGGGGTGATCTACAAGCAGTTCTCGATCACCATCGTTTCGGCCATGGCCCTGTCGGTACTGGTTGCCCTGATCTTCACCCCGGCGCTGTGCGCGACCATGCTCAAGCCGATTCCGAAAGGCGAGCACGGCACCCCGAAGAAAGGTTTCTTCGGCTGGTTCAACCGCAACTTCGACCGTGGCGTGCAGAGTTACGAGCGTGGCGTCGGCAACATGCTGACCCGCAAGGTGCCGTACCTGCTGGCTTATCTGTTGATCGTGGTCGGCATGATCTGGCTGTTCACCCGCATCCCGACCGCGTTCCTTCCAGAAGAAGACCAGGGCGTTCTGTTCGCTCAGGTGCAGACCCCGGCAGGTTCGAGTGCCGAGCGTACGCAGGTGGTCGTGGATGAAATGCGTGAGTACCTGCTGCGTCCCAACAAGGACGGCGGTGAGGCGGACGCAGTGGCGTCGGTGTTCACCGTGACCGGCTTCAACTTCGCCGGCCGTGGTCAGAGTTCGGGTATGGCGTTCATCATGCTCAAGCCGTGGGGCGAGCGTAACGCTGACAACAGCGTGTTCAAGCTCGCGGCCCGTGCCCAGCAACACTTCTTCAGTTTCCGCGATGCGATGGTGTTTGCGTTCGCCCCGCCAGCGGTACTGGAATTGGGTAACGCCACCGGTTTCGACGTGTTCCTGCAGGACCGCGCCGGTATCGGTCACGAAAAACTGATGGAGGCACGCAACCAGTTCCTCGGCATGGCAGCACAGAGCAAGGTGCTGACGCAGGTGCGGCCGAACGGCCTGAACGACGAGCCGCAGTTCCAGCTGGAAATCGACGACGAGAAGGCCAGCGCCCTCGGCATCACCATCAGCGATATCAACAACACCCTGTCGATCGCGCTGGGCAGTAGCTACGTCAACGACTTCATCGACCGTGGTCGCGTGAAGAAAGTGTACGTGCAGGGCCAGCCGGACTCGCGCATGAGCCCCGAAGACCTGAAGAAGTGGTACGTGCGTAACGCCGAAGGCACCATGGTTCCGTTCTCGGCGTTTGCCAAGGGCGAATGGGTCTACGGCTCACCGAAACTGGCGCGCTACAACGGTGTGGAAGCAGTCGAGATTCTCGGGGCTCCGGCGCCGGGCTACTCCACCGGTGAAGCGATGGCCGAAGTCGAGGCGATTGCCAAGAAGCTGCCGGCCGGTGTCGGTATCTCCTGGACCGGTCTGTCCTACGAGGAGCGTCTGTCCGGCTCGCAAGCGCCAGCGCTGTACGCCCTGTCGCTGCTGATGGTGTTCCTGTGCCTGGCGGCGCTGTACGAGAGCTGGTCGATTCCGATCGCGGTCATGCTCGTGGTACCGCTGGGGATCATCGGTGCGTTGATGGCCACCAGTCTGCGCGGCCTGTCCAACGACGTGTACTTCCAGGTGGGCCTGTTGACGACCATCGGTCTGGCGGCTAAAAACGCCATTCTGATTGTCGAATTCGCCAAGGAATTGCACGAACAGGGACGCACCCTGCGTGAGGCGGCGATCGAAGCCTGCCGCATGCGTCTGCGTCCGATCATCATGACGTCGCTGGCCTTCGTCCTCGGTGTTGTACCGTTGGCGATCTCCACCGGCGCCGGTTCAGGCAGTCAACATGCGATCGGTACCGGCGTGATTGGCGGTATGCTCACGGCCACGATCCTGGCGATCTTCTGGGTCCCACTGTTCTTTGTCACGGTTTCGTCCATGGGCCAACGTAAAAACGCCCACGTGGATGACACTCAAGAAACTCCTAAAGAGGCTGGCCAATGA
- the emhC gene encoding efflux RND transporter outer membrane subunit EmhC, with protein MSKSLLSIAVAAFVLSGCSLIPDYQQPEAPVAGQYPQGPAYSPTQAPAQAAAEQGWQQFFHDPALQQLIQVALENNRDLRVAALNIDAYAAQYRIQRADLFPAVSANGSGSRQRLPARASQTGESSISSSYSATVGVSAYELDLFGRVRSLSEQALQQYFATEEARRSTQISLVANVANAYLTWQADKELLKLTQDTLGAFEESYKLTSRSNEVGVASALDLAQSRTSVENARAQLARYTRQVAQDENSLTLLLGTGIPANLQAAKPLSDDLLSDVPAGLPSDLLQRRPDILQAEHNLKAANANIGAARAAFFPSISLTANAGTLSPDLSGLFKGGSGTWLFQPQINLPIFNAGSLRASLDYAKIQKDIGVANYEKSIQTAFQEVADGLAARQTYTEQLQAQRDFVQANQDYYRLAERRYRIGVDSNLTFLDAQRQLFSAQQALITDRLAQLTSAVNLYKALGGGWNAQTAQNEPVKEEAPKMKLF; from the coding sequence ATGAGCAAGTCGCTACTCTCCATCGCAGTCGCCGCCTTCGTGCTGAGCGGTTGCTCGCTGATACCTGATTATCAGCAGCCTGAGGCTCCGGTCGCAGGCCAGTACCCGCAAGGGCCGGCGTATTCGCCGACCCAGGCACCGGCACAAGCCGCTGCCGAGCAGGGCTGGCAGCAGTTTTTCCATGACCCGGCGCTGCAGCAATTGATTCAGGTCGCACTGGAAAACAACCGCGACCTGCGTGTCGCGGCGCTGAACATCGACGCCTACGCGGCGCAGTACCGCATCCAGCGTGCCGACCTGTTCCCGGCGGTGTCGGCGAACGGTTCCGGCAGCCGCCAGCGCCTGCCGGCCCGCGCCTCGCAAACCGGTGAGTCGAGCATCAGCAGTTCCTACTCGGCGACTGTGGGCGTCAGCGCCTACGAGCTCGACCTGTTCGGTCGCGTTCGTAGCCTGAGCGAGCAAGCGCTGCAACAATACTTCGCCACCGAAGAAGCGCGGCGCAGCACCCAGATCAGTCTGGTCGCCAACGTCGCCAACGCTTACCTGACCTGGCAAGCGGACAAGGAACTGCTCAAGCTGACCCAGGACACCCTCGGTGCCTTCGAAGAAAGCTACAAGCTGACCAGCCGCAGCAACGAAGTCGGTGTGGCCTCGGCGCTGGATCTGGCGCAGTCGCGGACCTCGGTGGAAAACGCCCGGGCGCAACTGGCGCGGTATACCCGCCAGGTGGCGCAAGACGAAAACAGCCTGACCCTGCTGCTCGGCACCGGCATTCCGGCCAACCTGCAAGCGGCCAAACCGTTGTCGGACGATCTGCTCAGCGACGTGCCGGCCGGTCTGCCTTCGGATCTGCTGCAACGTCGTCCGGACATTCTGCAAGCCGAGCACAACCTGAAAGCGGCTAACGCCAATATCGGCGCAGCCCGTGCCGCGTTTTTCCCGAGCATCAGCCTGACCGCCAACGCGGGCACGCTGAGCCCGGACCTGTCCGGTCTGTTCAAGGGTGGCTCGGGAACGTGGCTGTTCCAGCCGCAGATCAACCTGCCGATCTTCAACGCCGGCAGCCTGCGCGCCAGCCTCGACTACGCCAAGATCCAGAAGGACATTGGCGTGGCGAACTACGAGAAGTCCATTCAAACGGCCTTCCAGGAAGTCGCCGACGGCCTGGCCGCACGTCAGACCTACACCGAGCAATTGCAAGCGCAGCGTGACTTCGTTCAGGCCAACCAGGATTACTACCGCCTGGCCGAACGCCGCTATCGCATCGGCGTCGACAGCAACCTGACCTTCCTCGATGCCCAGCGTCAGCTGTTCAGCGCGCAGCAAGCGCTGATCACCGACCGCCTCGCGCAGCTGACCAGTGCGGTCAACCTGTACAAGGCCCTGGGTGGCGGCTGGAATGCGCAGACCGCGCAGAACGAGCCAGTGAAAGAAGAAGCGCCGAAGATGAAGTTGTTCTGA
- a CDS encoding OprD family porin — MTVFPVPYALPGLVALAIAGLALPASAEEAGFVEGAKVNLNLRNFYINRNFTNPTKAQGKAEEWTQSFILDAKSGFTQGSVGFGMDVLGLYSVKLDGGKGTGGTQLLPLDRDGRPADNFGRTNVAFKAKLSETEIKVGEWMPVLPILRSDDGRSLPQTFRGGQITSKEIDGLTLYGGQFRANSPRDDSSMSDMSMTGKAAFTSDRFNFQGGEYVFNDKRTQIGLWNAELKDIYSQQYINLIHSQPLGDWTLGANLGFFYGKEDGSARAGDLDNKTWSGMFSARYGGNTFYVGLQKLTGDSAWMRVNGTSGGTLANDSYNASYDNAQERSWQLRHDYNFAAMGIPGLTLMNRYISGDNVHTGTLTDGKEWGRESELGYTVQSGTLKNLNVRWRNSTLRRDFSNNEFDENRLIVSYPISLL; from the coding sequence ATGACAGTTTTCCCTGTGCCTTATGCACTGCCCGGCCTGGTTGCTTTGGCCATCGCCGGTCTGGCCCTGCCAGCGAGCGCCGAAGAAGCCGGTTTCGTTGAAGGCGCCAAGGTCAACCTCAACTTGCGCAACTTCTACATCAACCGCAATTTCACCAATCCGACCAAAGCCCAAGGCAAGGCTGAGGAATGGACGCAGAGTTTCATCCTTGACGCCAAATCCGGGTTCACCCAGGGCTCCGTCGGTTTCGGCATGGATGTGTTGGGGCTGTATTCGGTGAAGCTTGATGGCGGCAAGGGCACCGGCGGCACGCAGCTGTTGCCGCTGGACCGCGACGGCCGTCCGGCGGACAACTTCGGTCGCACCAACGTTGCCTTCAAGGCAAAGTTGTCCGAAACCGAAATCAAGGTCGGTGAGTGGATGCCGGTGTTGCCGATTCTGCGCTCCGACGACGGCCGTTCATTGCCGCAGACCTTTCGCGGCGGCCAGATCACCTCGAAGGAAATCGACGGGCTGACCCTTTATGGTGGCCAGTTCCGCGCCAACAGCCCGCGCGACGACAGCAGCATGAGCGACATGTCGATGACCGGCAAAGCCGCGTTCACCTCTGACCGGTTCAACTTTCAGGGCGGCGAATACGTCTTCAATGACAAACGCACGCAGATCGGCCTGTGGAACGCCGAACTCAAAGACATCTACAGCCAGCAGTACATCAATCTGATCCACAGCCAGCCGCTTGGCGACTGGACGCTGGGCGCCAACCTCGGCTTCTTTTACGGCAAGGAAGATGGCAGTGCCCGCGCCGGCGATCTCGACAACAAGACCTGGTCCGGAATGTTCTCGGCCAGGTACGGCGGCAACACCTTCTACGTCGGCCTGCAGAAACTCACCGGCGACAGCGCGTGGATGCGCGTCAACGGCACCAGCGGCGGCACTCTGGCCAACGATAGCTACAACGCCAGCTATGACAATGCGCAGGAACGTTCCTGGCAGTTGCGCCACGACTACAACTTTGCCGCCATGGGCATTCCCGGCCTGACGCTGATGAACCGCTACATCAGCGGCGACAACGTGCACACCGGGACCCTCACCGACGGCAAGGAATGGGGCCGCGAGTCAGAACTGGGCTATACCGTGCAGAGCGGCACGCTGAAGAACCTCAACGTCAGATGGCGCAATTCGACCCTGCGCCGGGACTTCAGCAACAACGAGTTTGATGAAAACCGGTTGATCGTCAGTTACCCGATCAGCCTTCTGTAA
- a CDS encoding methyltransferase domain-containing protein: MINRLTSAPDWDAKAYQQFSRLRQRPVNELLDRVDVQNPKRIYDLGCGTGIATQLLAKRWPRAQLQGIDSSARMLDEARGLPIKALWKQCDLLAWQPEQPADLLFAAAVLHFLDGHERLLPRLLGHLSPGGCLAAHMPDWRDALWYRLMLETLEDAGPGGTPLATPELRQRMASRPLLTLEDYYRLLAPLTTSLDIWETEQLQVVNGKSPVYDWVKVSALRPVMQALDSAQQARFIYHYLMRVHEHYPPEGDGCTLFAFKRIFIVATV, translated from the coding sequence ATGATCAACCGACTCACCTCAGCACCCGACTGGGACGCCAAGGCGTACCAACAGTTTTCCCGACTCAGGCAACGCCCGGTCAACGAATTGCTCGACCGTGTCGATGTGCAAAACCCCAAGCGCATCTACGATCTGGGCTGCGGCACAGGCATCGCCACGCAATTATTGGCCAAGCGCTGGCCGCGTGCGCAATTGCAGGGCATCGACAGCTCGGCGCGGATGCTCGACGAGGCCCGCGGCCTGCCGATAAAGGCGCTGTGGAAGCAATGTGATCTGCTGGCCTGGCAACCGGAGCAGCCAGCGGATTTGCTGTTTGCCGCCGCGGTGCTGCATTTCCTCGATGGCCATGAAAGGTTGCTGCCGCGCCTGCTCGGGCATCTGAGTCCTGGCGGTTGCCTCGCAGCGCACATGCCGGACTGGCGCGACGCGTTGTGGTATCGCTTGATGCTCGAAACACTGGAAGACGCAGGCCCCGGCGGAACACCATTAGCCACGCCTGAACTGCGCCAGCGCATGGCTTCGCGGCCGTTGCTGACACTGGAGGATTACTACCGGTTGCTCGCCCCGCTGACCACGTCGCTGGACATTTGGGAGACCGAGCAGTTGCAAGTGGTGAACGGCAAGTCGCCGGTGTATGACTGGGTCAAGGTCTCGGCGCTGCGGCCGGTGATGCAGGCGCTGGATTCAGCGCAACAGGCGCGGTTTATCTATCACTACCTGATGCGGGTGCATGAGCATTACCCGCCAGAGGGCGACGGCTGCACGTTGTTTGCGTTCAAGCGGATATTTATTGTCGCCACGGTTTGA